A genomic window from Treponema maltophilum ATCC 51939 includes:
- a CDS encoding carbohydrate ABC transporter permease — protein MNTIQPNKVDKLHPIAHKLILVLLSAVAITMIFPMINVLSVSLSEATKSNYPGLILWPQGFTFEGYDFIWNRINLWRPFVITVYVSVAGTILHIFLSSMAGYVLIHEDLPFRKLFTSFILLTMAVPGELTLVSLYEINKQLHLTNTLSAIIINGAASGLSILLMRNYFSSVPKSLLEASKLDGASELKTFINVYLPLSGSGIITIGTLEFIRRWNNITITVSLLSKRSLWTMPVYLREILFEQSNTAGSEFIFANAQMAAVVLTAVPLVILYFFTQDFFNSGVTLGAVKE, from the coding sequence ATGAATACGATACAGCCGAACAAAGTCGATAAACTGCATCCGATTGCCCATAAGCTTATATTGGTTTTACTGAGCGCCGTTGCGATTACAATGATTTTCCCGATGATAAACGTGTTGTCGGTATCTTTGTCGGAAGCGACAAAGTCCAACTATCCCGGTTTGATTTTGTGGCCGCAGGGATTTACCTTTGAAGGCTACGATTTTATTTGGAACAGAATAAACCTGTGGCGCCCCTTTGTGATTACCGTATACGTTTCGGTAGCCGGAACTATTTTGCATATTTTTCTTTCGTCAATGGCGGGTTACGTGCTTATCCATGAAGATCTTCCGTTCCGCAAGTTGTTCACGTCGTTCATCCTGCTTACGATGGCCGTCCCCGGAGAGCTTACGCTTGTTTCGCTGTACGAAATAAACAAACAGTTGCACTTAACCAATACGCTTTCGGCCATCATTATAAACGGGGCGGCTTCCGGTTTAAGCATATTGCTTATGCGCAATTATTTTTCGAGTGTTCCCAAATCCCTTTTGGAAGCATCGAAGCTTGACGGTGCTTCCGAGCTGAAAACCTTTATAAACGTATACTTGCCGCTTTCGGGTTCGGGGATCATCACCATCGGTACCTTGGAATTTATCCGCCGGTGGAACAACATTACGATTACCGTTTCGCTGCTTTCCAAACGCAGTTTATGGACAATGCCGGTTTATTTGCGCGAAATTCTGTTCGAGCAAAGCAATACGGCCGGTTCGGAATTTATTTTTGCAAACGCTCAAATGGCTGCCGTCGTGTTGACCGCGGTGCCGCTTGTCATACTGTACTTTTTTACGCAGGACTTTTTCAACAGCGGCGTTACGCTGGGAGCCGTAAAGGAATAA
- a CDS encoding carbohydrate ABC transporter permease, protein MKITDLTLPGRFWKFRYLYLMFLPAFVYFIMFSYYPFFKGILMSFQENKLMGARPFAGLENYTYVLKDPDYIQAIINSLIIGLADMVLYFGLSLVLALCINEVGLRPVQKGLRTITYLPYLFSWSVIGGIWALAFNNQGIVNIVRGWFGAEPLFFLAEAKYARMLVISMGVWRSIGYFAMLYSVSIFAIDPSLYEAARIDGAGRFMQITRIIIPSLAGTMKVILVILSISVLTHFDEIYVMQNPGNRRSIQTLLIYVYEVGITNFKLGTATAGATLVMAGTLVLAFITRNVIKYDA, encoded by the coding sequence GTGAAAATAACGGACTTGACTTTGCCGGGACGGTTTTGGAAATTCAGATATTTATATCTGATGTTTTTGCCGGCATTCGTTTATTTTATAATGTTTTCATATTACCCGTTCTTTAAGGGTATTTTGATGAGTTTTCAGGAAAACAAACTTATGGGAGCGCGGCCTTTTGCCGGCTTGGAAAACTATACGTATGTTTTAAAAGATCCCGATTATATTCAAGCCATTATCAATTCGCTGATAATAGGCCTTGCCGACATGGTGCTGTACTTCGGTCTTTCGCTTGTTTTGGCGCTGTGCATAAACGAGGTCGGTTTGCGCCCCGTGCAAAAAGGACTGCGCACGATCACCTATTTGCCCTACCTGTTTTCGTGGTCGGTTATCGGCGGCATTTGGGCGCTTGCGTTCAACAATCAGGGTATTGTAAACATTGTGCGCGGCTGGTTCGGAGCGGAGCCGCTGTTTTTTCTTGCCGAAGCCAAATACGCGCGCATGCTGGTTATCAGTATGGGCGTGTGGCGTTCAATCGGCTATTTTGCGATGCTGTATTCGGTTTCGATCTTTGCGATAGATCCTTCTTTATATGAAGCGGCGCGAATCGACGGTGCCGGCCGCTTTATGCAAATTACGCGGATCATTATTCCGTCTTTGGCCGGAACGATGAAAGTCATTTTAGTCATTTTGAGTATAAGCGTCCTTACCCACTTCGATGAAATCTACGTTATGCAAAATCCGGGAAACAGACGCAGCATTCAAACCCTGCTGATTTACGTATACGAAGTCGGCATCACAAACTTCAAATTGGGCACGGCGACTGCCGGAGCGACGCTGGTTATGGCGGGAACTTTAGTGCTCGCGTTTATTACGAGAAACGTAATAAAATACGACGCGTGA